The following are from one region of the Gryllotalpicola protaetiae genome:
- a CDS encoding MDR family MFS transporter: MSTATVDSKIDPAAWRSVWAVLVGALAVIFDTTIVAVALHTLATDLHTSVATIQWVSTGYLLALGVTIPITGWAQRILGAKRLWIIALSVFLIGSILSSLAWDAPSLIAFRIVQGVGGGIMLPLMSTIVMQAAGGKNLGQIMSVVSLPAVLGPILGPVIGGIILSHLHWSFLFWVNVPFCVVGLVLAAIMLPKDGPVRRAPFDLVGFVLMAPALVALLDGLSNTSKDGGFSRADVIWPLVIGVVLLVAFVAWALRRKARALIDLMLLKHWPLSSSSILLFLSGITLYGAMLVLPLYFQQLRGMTPLEAGLLLIPQGVGTFISRSFAGRLSDRIGSRWLAIAGFAIVALGTLPFAFAGLHTNEIWLMAALLVRGFGLGIVTVPLMALAFRGLERAEVPDASIISRIATQVGGAFGTAVLAVILEGALNSATSSGGAVAAFQGAFWWSIGFAAVGVGLAFLLPGKAPVAAAPGAAVAASAAPAKP, encoded by the coding sequence CGTCGCACTGCACACGCTGGCGACCGATCTGCACACCTCGGTCGCGACGATCCAGTGGGTGAGCACGGGCTATCTGCTCGCCCTCGGTGTCACGATTCCGATCACGGGCTGGGCGCAGCGGATTCTCGGCGCCAAGCGGCTCTGGATCATCGCGCTCTCCGTCTTCCTCATCGGCTCGATCCTCTCGAGCCTCGCGTGGGACGCGCCGAGCCTCATCGCCTTCCGCATCGTGCAGGGCGTCGGCGGCGGCATCATGCTGCCCCTGATGTCGACCATCGTCATGCAGGCCGCCGGCGGCAAGAACCTCGGCCAGATCATGTCGGTCGTGAGCCTGCCCGCGGTGCTGGGGCCGATCCTCGGCCCGGTGATCGGCGGAATCATCCTGTCTCACCTGCACTGGTCGTTCCTGTTCTGGGTAAACGTGCCGTTCTGCGTCGTCGGCCTGGTGCTCGCCGCGATCATGCTGCCGAAGGACGGCCCCGTGCGCCGCGCGCCATTCGACCTCGTCGGCTTCGTACTGATGGCGCCTGCGCTCGTCGCCCTGCTCGACGGGCTGTCGAACACCAGCAAGGACGGCGGATTCTCGCGGGCCGACGTGATCTGGCCGCTCGTCATCGGCGTTGTGCTGCTGGTCGCGTTCGTCGCCTGGGCGCTGCGCCGCAAGGCCCGCGCCCTCATCGACCTGATGCTGCTGAAGCACTGGCCGCTGTCGTCGTCGTCGATCCTGCTGTTCCTGTCGGGCATCACGCTGTACGGCGCGATGCTGGTGCTTCCTCTCTACTTCCAGCAGTTGCGCGGCATGACGCCGCTCGAGGCTGGCCTGCTGCTCATCCCGCAGGGCGTCGGCACGTTCATCAGCAGGTCGTTCGCCGGCCGGCTGTCGGACCGCATCGGCTCGCGCTGGCTCGCGATCGCCGGCTTCGCCATCGTCGCGCTCGGCACTCTGCCGTTCGCGTTCGCCGGGCTGCACACCAATGAGATCTGGCTGATGGCGGCGCTGCTCGTGCGCGGCTTCGGACTCGGCATCGTGACAGTGCCGCTGATGGCCCTGGCCTTCCGCGGTCTGGAGCGGGCCGAGGTGCCGGATGCCTCCATCATCAGCCGCATCGCCACGCAGGTCGGCGGCGCCTTCGGCACCGCCGTGCTCGCCGTGATCCTCGAGGGCGCGCTCAACTCGGCGACGTCGTCGGGTGGGGCGGTCGCCGCGTTCCAGGGCGCGTTCTGGTGGTCGATCGGCTTCGCCGCGGTCGGCGTCGGGCTCGCGTTCCTGCTGCCGGGGAAGGCGCCTGTCGCCGCCGCGCCGGGGGCTGCGGT